A single window of Desulfovibrio psychrotolerans DNA harbors:
- the yjgA gene encoding ribosome biogenesis factor YjgA has protein sequence MTKDTDRRETEFSTGVGADDELGLSRSEMKRRSTARQKIGEELAHMPMTAVRSFGLSDEIVRAFEDYHKANRNEARRRQMQFIGKLLREADTAEIEARLNEHRDARSLATADFHHLERMRDALMGEEPGALDEVLAAYPAADMQHLRQLVRNGRKEIAAGKPPRSARTLFRYLRELEEA, from the coding sequence ATGACCAAAGACACAGACAGGCGCGAGACGGAGTTTTCCACAGGAGTGGGGGCTGACGATGAACTGGGACTGAGCCGTTCTGAAATGAAACGGCGCAGCACCGCGCGCCAGAAGATAGGCGAGGAGCTTGCGCACATGCCCATGACCGCTGTGCGTTCGTTCGGGCTTTCTGATGAGATTGTCCGCGCTTTTGAGGACTATCATAAAGCGAACCGGAACGAGGCGCGCCGGAGGCAGATGCAGTTCATAGGCAAGCTGCTGCGTGAAGCGGATACGGCGGAGATTGAGGCCCGGCTGAATGAACACCGGGATGCGCGGTCACTGGCAACGGCGGACTTTCATCATCTGGAGCGCATGCGCGATGCCCTGATGGGGGAAGAACCCGGCGCGCTGGACGAGGTGCTTGCCGCCTACCCTGCCGCCGATATGCAGCACCTGCGGCAGCTTGTGCGCAACGGGCGCAAGGAAATTGCCGCCGGAAAGCCCCCCCGTTCCGCGCGCACCCTGTTCCGCTATTTACGGGAACTGGAGGAGGCGTAA
- a CDS encoding glutamate synthase-related protein: MFQWSKSNDVLGTANRGNAIESGLCTLCRADCQGKCETWLSSMRGREVLYPRDFGVVTAGSGNTTHVGVSYNSLRIQGNSFGATGKVDNGKASNGDVLFTDVSLETSFGAKEKTKVKVPFMTGALGSTFIAAKYWDSFAAGCALVGAPIVIGENVVGVDREAELANGKITKAPELERRIDTYLRYYDGYGAIIVQLNVEDTRNGVAEYVAQKYGDKVIIELKWGQGAKNIGGEIEVTSLDYALFLKKRGYLVDPDPELAEVQESFAKGAIKSFARHSRLGYTNLDSVEKVRAEFMNSVAYLRSLGFKRISLKTGSYGMEALAMALRFATDAELDLLTIDGSGGGTGMSPWNMMETWGVPSILLHAKAYEYAALLASQGKKVVDLSFAGGFAKGPDIFKALAIGAPFTKLVCMGRAMMIPGFLGSNIEGALFPDRRAKVNGNWSSLPAAVSKYGSTPEEIFVGYQDVKKKVGAAEMANLPLGAVAMWCMVDKLSAALQQLLAGVRKFSLDQISRDDIASANRETEAETKVPFITDMYDESARRILTMR; encoded by the coding sequence ATGTTTCAGTGGTCCAAATCCAACGATGTTCTGGGCACCGCCAACCGTGGCAACGCTATCGAATCCGGCCTGTGCACCCTGTGCCGGGCAGACTGTCAGGGAAAGTGTGAAACGTGGCTTTCCAGCATGCGCGGCCGCGAAGTGCTCTACCCCCGCGATTTCGGCGTGGTCACCGCAGGCAGCGGCAACACCACCCACGTGGGCGTGAGCTACAATTCCCTGCGCATTCAGGGCAACAGCTTCGGTGCCACCGGCAAGGTGGACAACGGCAAAGCCAGCAACGGCGATGTGCTCTTCACCGACGTAAGCCTTGAAACCTCTTTCGGTGCCAAAGAAAAGACCAAGGTCAAGGTTCCCTTCATGACCGGCGCGCTGGGTTCCACCTTCATCGCCGCCAAGTACTGGGACTCCTTTGCCGCCGGCTGTGCCCTTGTGGGCGCTCCCATAGTCATCGGCGAAAACGTGGTGGGCGTGGACCGCGAGGCGGAACTCGCCAACGGCAAGATCACCAAGGCCCCCGAACTGGAACGCCGCATAGACACCTACCTGCGCTACTACGACGGCTACGGTGCCATCATCGTGCAGCTGAACGTGGAAGACACCCGCAACGGCGTTGCCGAATACGTGGCCCAGAAGTACGGCGACAAGGTCATCATCGAACTCAAGTGGGGTCAGGGTGCCAAGAACATCGGCGGCGAAATCGAGGTGACCAGCCTTGACTACGCCCTGTTCCTCAAAAAGCGCGGCTACCTTGTGGACCCCGACCCGGAACTGGCCGAAGTGCAGGAAAGCTTTGCAAAGGGTGCCATCAAGAGCTTTGCCCGCCACAGCCGCCTCGGCTACACCAACCTTGATTCCGTGGAAAAGGTACGCGCCGAGTTCATGAACTCCGTTGCCTACCTGCGTTCGCTGGGCTTCAAGCGCATTTCGCTGAAGACCGGTTCCTACGGCATGGAAGCCCTCGCCATGGCGCTGCGCTTCGCCACCGATGCGGAACTGGACCTGCTCACCATCGACGGTTCCGGCGGCGGCACGGGCATGAGCCCGTGGAACATGATGGAAACATGGGGCGTTCCCTCCATCCTGCTGCACGCAAAGGCTTACGAATATGCCGCTCTGCTCGCCTCGCAGGGCAAAAAGGTGGTGGACCTCTCCTTCGCGGGCGGCTTCGCCAAGGGGCCGGACATCTTCAAGGCACTCGCCATCGGCGCTCCCTTCACCAAGCTGGTGTGCATGGGCAGAGCGATGATGATTCCCGGCTTCCTCGGCTCCAACATTGAAGGAGCCCTCTTCCCCGACCGCCGCGCCAAGGTCAACGGCAACTGGAGCTCGCTGCCCGCCGCCGTTTCCAAGTACGGCTCCACCCCGGAAGAAATCTTCGTGGGCTACCAGGACGTGAAGAAGAAGGTGGGCGCAGCCGAAATGGCAAACCTGCCGCTGGGTGCCGTTGCCATGTGGTGCATGGTGGACAAGCTCTCCGCCGCACTGCAGCAGTTGCTGGCAGGCGTGCGCAAGTTCTCGCTGGATCAGATTTCCCGCGACGACATCGCCTCTGCCAACCGCGAGACGGAAGCGGAAACCAAGGTTCCCTTCATCACCGATATGTATGACGAAAGCGCACGCCGCATCCTGACCATGCGGTAG
- a CDS encoding ComF family protein, with product MPAPLRRPLPALLRSLSRHPLRHLLRRMALLCGTRCTVCGKACPAYEPYDNMADGMESSMTDGMTGNMTDSMEGGTAGYSEDTTPCGKGSLPANATLPPLCPDCAHALRPRSGGYCSRCGLLFAQESLPVTPCSACLAAPPPWHTLTFCGAYEGTLRHSILRFKFHGALELGPVFGSLLAGRVAARFGSAHGRIHAEHTGYAGYAGHAGHAKHEGHGRHSTNNGCCANGTEASAAVQPTPAHCPPQVIIPVPLHPARLAERGYNQTLELARLMVKALNIPLQPNLLLRPVATPHQIGLSRQERQRNLRNAFAAPHPERLAGMHILLVDDIMTTGSTIAAATQVLLQAGAGSVHVAVVARTPEERPA from the coding sequence GTGCCTGCGCCTCTGCGCCGCCCGTTACCCGCCCTGCTACGCTCCCTGTCGCGCCACCCGCTGCGCCACCTGCTGCGCCGCATGGCCCTCCTGTGCGGCACACGCTGCACGGTCTGCGGCAAGGCGTGCCCCGCATACGAGCCATATGACAACATGGCTGACGGTATGGAAAGCAGCATGACTGACGGCATGACTGGCAACATGACTGACAGCATGGAAGGCGGCACGGCTGGCTATTCGGAAGACACAACGCCATGCGGAAAAGGCAGCCTTCCGGCTAATGCCACCCTGCCCCCGCTCTGCCCCGACTGCGCCCATGCTCTCCGCCCCCGCTCCGGCGGGTACTGCTCCCGTTGCGGCCTTCTTTTCGCGCAGGAATCCCTGCCCGTCACCCCGTGTTCCGCCTGCCTTGCCGCCCCGCCGCCATGGCACACCCTCACCTTTTGCGGTGCGTACGAAGGCACTCTGCGGCACAGCATCCTGCGCTTCAAATTCCACGGTGCGCTGGAACTTGGGCCGGTGTTCGGCTCCCTGCTTGCCGGACGCGTGGCTGCCCGCTTTGGCAGCGCACATGGCCGTATACACGCCGAACATACCGGATATGCCGGATATGCCGGACATGCCGGACATGCCAAACATGAAGGGCACGGCAGGCACAGCACCAATAACGGCTGCTGCGCAAACGGCACGGAAGCGTCAGCCGCCGTGCAGCCAACGCCTGCCCACTGCCCGCCGCAGGTCATCATTCCCGTCCCCCTGCATCCGGCGCGCCTCGCGGAGCGCGGCTACAATCAGACGCTGGAGCTTGCGCGCCTCATGGTCAAAGCCCTGAACATTCCCCTGCAACCGAACCTGCTGCTGCGCCCCGTCGCCACCCCCCACCAGATAGGGCTTTCCCGGCAGGAGCGGCAACGCAACCTGCGCAACGCCTTTGCCGCCCCGCACCCGGAGCGGCTGGCAGGCATGCACATCCTGCTGGTAGACGACATCATGACCACAGGTTCCACCATCGCGGCAGCAACACAGGTACTGCTTCAGGCAGGAGCGGGCAGCGTCCATGTGGCCGTGGTCGCCAGAACCCCGGAAGAACGCCCCGCCTAG
- a CDS encoding flavodoxin family protein: METKKTSPEQSGPPQVVAVSCSPRAGGNSDHACRLFLDGAEAAGCRTRLVLLRHYDVHHCVSCQRCEHDPSKACFLEKEDQSGELFRMLLQSPVLFFASPVYFYHVPSHFKTFIDRCQCFWMRHQSGDRAMLDLPERKAYLAMAGARPRGEKLFEGSILTLKCFLRPFNFVLQEPLLFYGMDGPQELRENEDARNSLHAMGREACLSLLSAPAADTAAAAQG; the protein is encoded by the coding sequence ATGGAAACGAAAAAGACCTCACCTGAACAGAGCGGCCCTCCGCAGGTTGTGGCCGTGTCGTGCAGCCCCCGCGCGGGCGGCAACAGCGACCACGCCTGCCGCCTCTTTCTCGATGGCGCAGAGGCGGCGGGATGCAGAACCCGGCTGGTGCTCCTGCGTCATTACGATGTACACCACTGCGTTTCCTGCCAGCGGTGCGAGCACGACCCTTCCAAGGCCTGCTTTCTAGAAAAGGAAGACCAGAGCGGCGAGTTGTTCCGCATGCTGTTGCAGTCTCCCGTGCTGTTCTTTGCCTCGCCCGTCTATTTCTACCATGTGCCTTCGCACTTCAAAACCTTCATCGACCGCTGCCAGTGCTTCTGGATGCGGCACCAGTCCGGTGACCGGGCCATGCTGGACCTGCCGGAGCGCAAGGCCTATCTCGCCATGGCCGGAGCACGCCCGCGCGGCGAAAAACTGTTCGAGGGCAGCATCCTCACGCTGAAGTGCTTCCTCAGGCCGTTCAACTTCGTCCTGCAGGAGCCGTTGCTCTTCTACGGCATGGACGGCCCGCAGGAGCTGCGCGAAAACGAGGACGCCAGAAACAGCCTGCACGCCATGGGCAGGGAAGCGTGCCTCTCCCTGCTTTCCGCACCGGCGGCGGACACTGCTGCGGCAGCGCAGGGATAG
- a CDS encoding MBL fold metallo-hydrolase, with protein MQIRSFPLGPLDTNCHVAWSGTLAVAVDPGGDPAEVVAFLKANNLTLTHILNTHLHFDHIYGNQALHAATGAPILACAKDAYMLDSELGSGGMWGFPKVTPFAYETIDEGEYTFMGLPCSVLHTPGHTPGSLSFFFPDGLGVPAVFVGDLLFYRSIGRTDFPGGSMPDLTKSVTRKIFTLPEETVVFSGHGPETSVGDERLNNPFFTEFIR; from the coding sequence ATGCAGATACGCAGCTTTCCTCTCGGTCCGCTGGACACCAACTGCCACGTCGCGTGGAGCGGCACCCTCGCCGTTGCCGTGGACCCCGGCGGCGACCCCGCAGAGGTGGTGGCTTTTCTGAAGGCGAACAACCTCACCCTCACCCACATCCTGAACACGCACCTGCATTTTGACCATATCTACGGCAATCAGGCACTGCACGCCGCCACGGGCGCGCCCATTCTTGCCTGCGCCAAGGATGCCTACATGCTCGACTCCGAACTCGGTTCCGGCGGCATGTGGGGCTTCCCCAAAGTTACCCCCTTCGCCTACGAAACCATTGATGAAGGCGAATACACCTTCATGGGGCTTCCCTGTTCGGTGCTGCACACCCCCGGGCACACGCCGGGCAGCCTGTCCTTTTTCTTCCCGGACGGCTTGGGCGTCCCGGCCGTCTTCGTGGGCGACCTGCTTTTCTACCGCTCCATAGGGCGCACGGATTTTCCCGGCGGCAGTATGCCGGACCTGACCAAATCCGTTACGCGCAAAATTTTCACCCTGCCGGAAGAAACCGTGGTCTTCTCCGGGCACGGCCCGGAAACCTCTGTGGGCGATGAGCGCCTGAACAACCCGTTCTTCACGGAATTCATCCGCTGA
- a CDS encoding nitroreductase family protein, which produces MSVHPPGNSFGPSPEYPDAKAVLRAIQERRSIRKFTEDPVSEEAVTAILEAGRWAPSGLNNQPFRFLVIRKGDARVHTLSTLTKYSHIVLAAPVLIGLFLDRTATYHPFKDHQAAGACLQNMMLAAHALGLGTVWLGQMMNNAPQVLAALNLSESDYEFITFLATGHPAQPGVADRNPLEAYMLEK; this is translated from the coding sequence ATGTCCGTCCATCCCCCCGGCAATTCATTTGGCCCTTCCCCGGAATATCCTGATGCCAAGGCCGTTCTTCGCGCCATTCAGGAGCGCCGCAGCATCCGCAAGTTTACGGAAGACCCCGTTTCCGAGGAGGCTGTTACCGCCATTCTGGAGGCAGGTCGCTGGGCACCCAGCGGACTGAACAACCAGCCCTTCCGCTTTCTGGTCATACGCAAGGGGGACGCACGCGTACACACGCTGTCCACGCTCACCAAATACAGCCACATCGTCCTTGCCGCCCCGGTCCTTATCGGCCTGTTTCTGGACCGCACAGCCACCTATCACCCGTTCAAGGACCATCAGGCCGCGGGCGCCTGCCTGCAGAACATGATGCTGGCGGCCCACGCACTGGGGCTGGGCACGGTATGGCTGGGACAGATGATGAACAATGCCCCGCAGGTGCTCGCCGCCCTGAACCTCTCCGAAAGCGACTACGAATTCATCACCTTTCTTGCCACAGGGCATCCCGCCCAGCCGGGCGTTGCCGACCGCAACCCGCTTGAAGCCTACATGCTGGAGAAATGA
- a CDS encoding tetratricopeptide repeat-containing diguanylate cyclase: MKAQQHISCGIRTILTRHDLITYEHLLADAVSRFLTYKSYSLYFPKGKHNPQPVWDSQDRKLLLPLTLQGRLLGVFVARGVSMRARKSMMDVLPGLGELALEKVQLYKLSITDPATGLFTRQHMEQALCRETERIRDCFKPAGEGGCEFNGHAEQGSYSACMGVISFTLTSLRTVMRDYGYLFADELAARLADVLGECAPQQALAARTGDFEYTLFIPCGTSSSCRRIAKDAVRAMRAVRMVHELTDDHVGVGVCAGYATYPQDFEGPLFGLAVEEQARQLLRKARIAAGIAGERNLGEATGHVMGYNRILVEGGKVVETMPMSRVMVSLGRSMGAREGARYSVWSTDYRSHRMATGAQGEANGGEGLAEPVSAEGTEPKSPLYKGEIVLMEVRESQSQAEVMHLGDPTWAIEPGDRITLMPEEDGIAAAPQGETAHLDPLTGLLRHRDFLARFAREREQCDRFALALVRLTGAERVQGERTPHAEQLVAESAEVCRSILGDDVVGGRYGLNSLIYFHAGAVPDHMRERYTRLCETLDSRLDIEAAVGVACHPFLNYRRADSLENCLKALEYAMLCPKPRVGVMDSLALNISADKLYSRGDTFDAIEEYKRALLADADNTMAWNSLGVCYAGLGRPQEARKQFEEALARNRKDVMALYNLGNVCHTMGELKEAQTYYRKCLKQHPGHFFALIRLGQLSEAERKYGMARQYYNRAAKLEENQGIVQRYLARLCMRQGRTDEARECLHQALIHNPQDAVALQLMAKLYLDGGEDPEIAEVLARQAAALRPDMKSAWLELARAFEARGRHQDAREALYKAGAL, encoded by the coding sequence ATGAAGGCGCAACAGCACATCTCCTGCGGCATTCGGACCATACTCACCCGGCACGATCTCATTACCTATGAGCATCTTCTTGCCGATGCCGTGAGCCGGTTTCTTACCTACAAATCGTACAGCCTCTATTTTCCCAAGGGGAAGCACAATCCGCAGCCCGTATGGGATTCGCAGGACAGAAAGCTCCTGCTGCCGCTGACCCTGCAGGGACGGCTGCTGGGGGTTTTTGTGGCGCGCGGCGTTTCCATGCGCGCCCGCAAGAGCATGATGGACGTGCTGCCCGGACTGGGTGAGCTGGCACTGGAAAAGGTGCAGCTTTACAAGCTGAGCATTACCGACCCGGCCACCGGGCTGTTCACGCGGCAGCACATGGAGCAGGCCCTGTGCCGCGAGACGGAACGCATACGCGATTGTTTTAAGCCTGCGGGCGAAGGCGGTTGCGAGTTTAACGGCCATGCGGAGCAGGGAAGCTACAGCGCATGCATGGGCGTTATCTCCTTTACGCTCACATCGTTGCGCACGGTCATGCGTGACTATGGCTATCTGTTTGCCGACGAGCTTGCCGCAAGGTTGGCGGACGTGCTGGGCGAGTGCGCGCCGCAGCAGGCACTGGCCGCGCGTACCGGCGACTTTGAATACACCCTGTTCATTCCCTGCGGCACGTCTTCCTCCTGCCGCAGGATAGCCAAGGATGCGGTGCGCGCCATGCGGGCGGTGCGCATGGTGCATGAGCTGACCGATGACCACGTGGGCGTGGGGGTGTGCGCCGGATACGCCACGTATCCGCAGGATTTTGAAGGGCCGTTGTTCGGCCTTGCGGTGGAAGAACAGGCCCGGCAGCTCCTGCGCAAGGCCCGCATTGCGGCGGGCATAGCAGGCGAACGCAATCTGGGCGAGGCCACGGGCCATGTCATGGGCTACAACCGCATTCTGGTGGAAGGCGGTAAGGTGGTGGAAACCATGCCCATGAGCCGGGTTATGGTCAGCCTCGGGCGTTCTATGGGCGCACGCGAGGGCGCGCGTTATTCCGTATGGTCCACGGACTACCGGTCGCACCGCATGGCCACGGGTGCCCAAGGCGAGGCGAACGGCGGTGAAGGGCTTGCGGAGCCCGTCTCTGCTGAGGGCACAGAGCCTAAGTCTCCCCTGTACAAGGGGGAGATTGTGCTCATGGAGGTGCGCGAAAGCCAGTCGCAGGCCGAGGTGATGCACCTTGGCGACCCCACATGGGCCATTGAGCCGGGTGACCGCATCACGCTGATGCCTGAAGAAGACGGCATTGCCGCTGCCCCGCAGGGCGAGACGGCGCATCTGGACCCATTGACCGGGCTGCTGCGCCACAGGGATTTTTTGGCCCGGTTTGCCCGTGAGCGCGAGCAGTGCGACCGCTTTGCGCTGGCACTGGTGCGGCTGACCGGCGCGGAACGGGTACAGGGCGAGCGGACCCCCCATGCCGAGCAGCTTGTGGCCGAATCGGCCGAGGTGTGCCGTTCCATTCTTGGTGATGACGTTGTAGGCGGGCGTTACGGGCTGAATTCGCTTATCTATTTTCACGCCGGGGCCGTGCCGGACCATATGCGCGAACGGTACACCCGGCTGTGCGAGACACTGGACTCCCGGCTGGACATTGAGGCGGCGGTGGGGGTGGCGTGTCATCCCTTCCTCAACTACCGCAGGGCGGACAGTCTGGAAAACTGCCTGAAGGCGCTGGAATACGCCATGCTCTGTCCCAAGCCCCGCGTGGGGGTCATGGATTCGCTGGCGCTGAACATCAGCGCGGATAAGCTGTATTCGCGCGGTGATACCTTTGATGCCATTGAGGAATACAAGCGTGCCCTGCTGGCGGATGCAGACAACACCATGGCGTGGAATTCGCTGGGGGTGTGCTATGCCGGACTGGGCAGGCCGCAGGAGGCCAGAAAGCAGTTTGAGGAGGCACTTGCCCGTAACCGCAAGGATGTGATGGCGCTCTATAATCTCGGCAACGTCTGCCACACCATGGGCGAACTGAAAGAGGCGCAGACCTATTACCGCAAGTGCCTCAAGCAGCATCCCGGCCATTTTTTTGCCCTGATCCGTCTGGGGCAGCTTTCGGAGGCGGAACGCAAGTACGGCATGGCCCGTCAGTATTACAACCGTGCGGCCAAGCTGGAAGAGAATCAGGGAATTGTGCAGCGGTATCTGGCCCGCCTGTGCATGCGGCAGGGGCGCACGGACGAGGCGCGCGAATGCCTGCATCAGGCGCTAATTCACAATCCGCAGGATGCCGTGGCCCTGCAGCTTATGGCCAAACTCTATCTGGACGGCGGCGAAGACCCTGAAATAGCGGAAGTTCTTGCCCGTCAGGCAGCGGCGTTGCGGCCGGACATGAAATCGGCGTGGCTGGAGCTTGCCCGTGCGTTTGAGGCGCGGGGGCGGCATCAGGACGCGCGCGAGGCCCTGTATAAAGCCGGTGCACTGTAA
- a CDS encoding DMT family transporter, which produces MKHTHPSLASGLPTGPLLRVLAGGTMISFAAVFVKLVDVGPSASAFYRVFFGGMALLLIALARGEKMRVRHGIWGMVLGAGFFFALDLEAWHRSILYIGPGLATILGNFQVFILAFIGAAVFRERISLRLMAALPLALGGMWLLLDIDPSGLAEGTVPGVVFGLLTAVFYACYILTLRRSQGVEGKLPLIMNMAVISLTTAVFCGSFNLMSGGSFAIPTLGDGGYLVAYGLLCQGLGWVLLSSALPKLPASVAGLLMLIQPTLSFVWDILIFDRPTGPMGVLGACMAIAAIGMGIAGQQAVQRKMVK; this is translated from the coding sequence ATGAAACACACACATCCTTCTCTTGCCTCCGGGCTGCCCACCGGACCGCTGCTGCGCGTGCTGGCGGGCGGCACCATGATCAGTTTCGCCGCCGTGTTCGTCAAGCTGGTGGACGTGGGGCCGAGCGCCTCTGCCTTTTACCGTGTGTTTTTCGGCGGCATGGCATTGCTGCTCATCGCCCTTGCGCGGGGCGAGAAGATGCGCGTGCGGCACGGCATATGGGGCATGGTGCTGGGCGCGGGGTTCTTCTTCGCGCTGGACCTTGAGGCGTGGCACCGTTCCATCCTGTATATCGGGCCGGGGCTTGCCACCATTCTGGGCAATTTTCAGGTCTTCATCCTCGCTTTCATAGGCGCGGCGGTGTTCCGCGAACGCATTTCCCTGCGGCTCATGGCCGCGCTGCCCCTTGCGCTGGGCGGCATGTGGCTGCTGCTGGACATTGACCCGAGCGGGCTTGCGGAAGGAACGGTGCCGGGCGTGGTGTTCGGCCTGCTCACGGCCGTGTTCTATGCCTGCTACATCCTTACGCTGCGCCGGTCGCAGGGGGTGGAGGGCAAGCTGCCCCTCATTATGAACATGGCGGTTATCTCATTGACCACAGCCGTGTTCTGCGGTTCTTTTAACCTGATGAGCGGCGGGTCCTTTGCCATTCCCACCCTGGGCGACGGCGGCTACCTTGTGGCATACGGTCTGCTCTGTCAGGGGCTGGGGTGGGTGCTGCTTTCTTCCGCCCTGCCCAAGCTGCCCGCCTCTGTGGCGGGACTGCTCATGCTTATTCAGCCCACGCTCTCCTTTGTATGGGATATTCTCATTTTCGACCGTCCCACAGGCCCCATGGGGGTGCTGGGCGCATGCATGGCCATTGCGGCAATCGGCATGGGCATTGCCGGGCAGCAGGCCGTGCAGCGGAAGATGGTGAAGTGA
- the cbiD gene encoding cobalt-precorrin-5B (C(1))-methyltransferase CbiD produces MTPYPDTSRQHEAAMQAGLREGFTTGTAASAAAAAALRLLLTGKEAACVNVALPPFPAHEGEVVRRLDVAVAFCRLENAGGARSAVAGVVKDGGDDPDATHGAMIEAHVCLSQGGEYGDSPDFPDSEAAPARAGVPGLITLEGGTGVGRVTLPGLPVPVGEAAINPQPRLQIAAAVEEECRAAGYAGRVRVRIVVPDGAERARHTLNGRLGIVGGISVLGTRGTVKPFSHSSWRATITQGMDVARAAGCGGIGLSTGRRSERLLMGVYPLWPERAFIQAADFVAFSLGQAAARGFEHIAWGCFFGKLVKLAQGHAYTHAQTAPLDFALLAGWCADAGLRAGAVREVAAANTARQVLEIVEREGALQQVLPPVTERARKCARHWTGGTDVAVHVFDFDGRLLTQVVA; encoded by the coding sequence ATGACTCCTTATCCCGATACCAGCCGGCAGCACGAAGCCGCCATGCAGGCAGGGCTTCGCGAGGGCTTTACCACGGGCACGGCTGCCTCTGCCGCTGCCGCTGCGGCCCTGCGCCTGCTGCTGACCGGGAAGGAGGCCGCGTGTGTGAACGTGGCCCTGCCGCCCTTTCCTGCCCATGAGGGTGAAGTCGTGCGCAGGCTGGATGTTGCCGTGGCCTTTTGCAGGCTGGAGAATGCGGGAGGCGCGCGCAGTGCCGTGGCGGGGGTTGTGAAGGACGGCGGGGATGACCCGGACGCCACCCATGGAGCCATGATTGAGGCGCATGTGTGCCTGTCGCAGGGGGGAGAATACGGAGATTCGCCTGATTTTCCAGATTCGGAAGCCGCCCCGGCGCGGGCGGGAGTGCCCGGACTGATTACGTTGGAAGGAGGGACGGGCGTGGGCCGTGTGACCCTGCCGGGGCTGCCTGTGCCCGTGGGCGAGGCCGCCATTAACCCGCAGCCGAGATTGCAGATTGCCGCCGCCGTGGAAGAGGAGTGCCGTGCCGCAGGCTACGCGGGCCGGGTGCGCGTGCGCATTGTGGTTCCGGACGGGGCTGAGCGTGCCCGGCATACGCTGAACGGCAGGCTGGGCATTGTGGGCGGCATATCCGTTCTGGGAACACGGGGCACGGTGAAGCCGTTCAGCCACAGTTCGTGGCGGGCCACCATAACGCAGGGCATGGACGTTGCGCGGGCTGCCGGATGCGGCGGCATAGGGCTTTCCACGGGCAGGCGCAGTGAGCGGCTGCTCATGGGGGTGTATCCCCTGTGGCCGGAGAGGGCCTTTATTCAGGCGGCGGATTTTGTGGCTTTTTCACTCGGGCAGGCTGCTGCCAGAGGGTTTGAGCACATTGCGTGGGGATGTTTTTTTGGTAAGCTGGTCAAGCTGGCGCAGGGCCACGCCTATACCCACGCCCAGACCGCGCCGCTGGATTTTGCGCTGCTGGCCGGATGGTGCGCAGACGCGGGGCTGCGGGCAGGTGCCGTGCGGGAGGTGGCAGCCGCCAACACCGCGCGGCAGGTGCTGGAGATAGTGGAGCGTGAAGGGGCGCTGCAGCAGGTGCTGCCGCCCGTGACGGAACGGGCGCGGAAGTGCGCGCGGCACTGGACAGGCGGCACGGATGTGGCGGTGCATGTGTTTGATTTTGACGGCAGGCTGCTGACGCAGGTTGTGGCCTGA